A single window of Ictalurus punctatus breed USDA103 chromosome 27, Coco_2.0, whole genome shotgun sequence DNA harbors:
- the cartl gene encoding cocaine- and amphetamine-regulated transcript-like — MESSGIVIGVLLITLSFIMCNGQHLPEISAEDLQNSDINPDKEMVEVLAELLSKVQNRFPSTEKRAIPACAVGSRCAMRFGPRFGQLCECGRGYHCNSYLLKCI; from the exons ATGGAGAGCTCAGGGATTGTGATCGGAGTGCTGCTCATCACTCTGTCTTTCATCATGTGCAACGGACAACATTTACCTGAGATATCTGCAGAGGATTTGCAGAACTCTGATATAAACCCTGACAAGGAGATG GTTGAAGTGTTGGCGGAACTTCTGTCAAAGGTTCAGAACAGATTTCCATCAACGGAGAAACGCGCCATTCCAGCG tgTGCAGTCGGCTCCCGCTGTGCGATGAGGTTTGGTCCCCGCTTTGGGCAGCTGTGTGAATGTGGTCGAGGCTACCACTGCAACTCATACCTGCTAAAGTGCATCTGA